GAACTGGCTGGGCGGCTCCGGCGCGGTTCTGATGGGGGCGGTGCTCTACCTGATCGCGGCGCTCGTCCTGCTCAGCGTGAACCGGCGCGAGCCGCCGGTCGTCGCGCCGGTGACTCGCGAACGCATGGTGAGCGAAATCGCCGCGGGCGCCCGGCTCCTGCTGTCCATACCCGTACTGCGGACGCTGATCGGGCAGGCCGCGCTGTTCAACTTCTTCGAGCAGGCGATGCTGACCCTGTACACCGTGTACGCGGCCTCCGTCGTCGGCGTCACGCCGGCGCTGCTCGGCCTGACCGTGACGCTCGGCGCCGTCGGTTCCATGCTGGGCGCGGTCGCCGCCGAGCAGGCTGAACGCAGGTGGGGGCTGAAGCGTGTCGTCGTGGCGAGCATGGCCATCGCATCGTTCGCGCCGGTGCTGATCCCGCTCGCCACGGATCCCACCCCGCTCACCGTGACGATCTGGTCCGTTTCCTTCGTTCTCTACGGATTCGGTCTGACCGTCTACAACGTCTTCAGCACCTCCACCCGCCAGAGGCTCACCCCGGACCATTTGCGTGGCCGCGTCGCGGCGACCACTCGCCTCGTCGCCTACGGGCCGCTCAGCGCCGGCACGCTGCTCGGGGGCAGCCTCGGCTCACTGTTCGGGGCGCGTGAAGGACTGTGGATCACGGTGGCCCTGCTGATGGCGGCTTTCCTGCACTTCGTCGTGGCGATGAAGCGCACCCGGATCCCGGACCTGCGGGCCGAACCGGAACTGGCGAAGTGAGGGTGCGGGGCGTGTCTGGCCCCGCACCCTCACTTCCCGCTCTCAGCGGTCCTGGCCAAATGGCTCCGTCTGCCAGAACCACGGTTCGTCGAACGCCGGCTTGAGGTCGTCGAACCACACCGCGTGCTCGTCGTGCTTGGCGAAGAACGGCCGGCCGACCCAGTTCGGATCGCGCGCCTGCAGAAAGCGGCAGCAGAACACGTCCTGGCCGGCGATGCGGGCGATGCCGTCGACTGCCACCTTGCCGGGCGAGGCGGACATGACCGGCCCGCGCGCCGTGCGCTCCAGCCCGGAGACCGATGAGATCGCGTCGCGGTAGATGGACACGGCTCGGTCCAGCGGCAACTCGAAGTACTGGCTGGCTCCGGTGTCCCGCTCCACGAACATGTAGTACGGCGCCACACCGAGTCGGGTCATCGTCCGCCACATCTGGGCCCACACGGCCGGGTCGTCATTCACATGGCGCACCAGAGGTGCCTGCGCACGGATGACGGCGCCGGTATCCCTGATCCGCCGGATGGCCTGCCGGCAGGCATCCGTCTCCAACTCGCGGACATGGGAGAAGTGCGCCATCACGGCCACGTGCCGACCCGCCGCAGTCGCCTCTTCCAGAAGGCGCAGCAGGTCCGTCGCATCGGCGTCGGTGGTGAAGCGGTAGGGCCAGTAGGACAGTGCCTTCGTCCCGATGCGGATGTTGCGGATGTGTGCGAAACGGGGTTCCAGCAGCGGGGAGAGGTAGGACCGGAGCCGGTCCGTAGACATGATCATCGGGTCCCCGCCGGTGAACAGCACATCCGAGACCTCGGGGTGGGCCGCAAGATACTGGAGAGCTTGCTCCGGCCCGGACACGGCCTGCTTCAGTTCCGCGACGCCGATGAACTGGGCCCAGCGGAAGCAGTATCCGCAGTACGCGTGGCAGGTCTGGCCCTGTCCGG
This Streptomyces sp. NBC_01283 DNA region includes the following protein-coding sequences:
- a CDS encoding MFS transporter encodes the protein MVGVLLKSRLLLNGDFARFWLSQVLTSVASKSMTMVFPLLATISFAATPFEVGVVAAAQYVPVLVVTLFIGMWLDRRPRRPTLLFTDVAGGLALLIIPVLSGLDEFHLGMLYAVAFGFGSLVAIAEVCAQAYTPSLVRESELVAAIGRLEAVFTLVVVAAPGLGGLLMNWLGGSGAVLMGAVLYLIAALVLLSVNRREPPVVAPVTRERMVSEIAAGARLLLSIPVLRTLIGQAALFNFFEQAMLTLYTVYAASVVGVTPALLGLTVTLGAVGSMLGAVAAEQAERRWGLKRVVVASMAIASFAPVLIPLATDPTPLTVTIWSVSFVLYGFGLTVYNVFSTSTRQRLTPDHLRGRVAATTRLVAYGPLSAGTLLGGSLGSLFGAREGLWITVALLMAAFLHFVVAMKRTRIPDLRAEPELAK
- a CDS encoding KamA family radical SAM protein: MTGKSPSPMKMRAVPGARLAHLPQVQRLDPAVRRDIEVVSAVLPFKVNNYVLDELIDWDRAPDDPIYRLTFPDRDMLPEPAYQEVAELIDRKAPRAELRSAVNRARLQLNPHPGEQLQANVPEDETGSLVGLQHKYRETVLVFPGQGQTCHAYCGYCFRWAQFIGVAELKQAVSGPEQALQYLAAHPEVSDVLFTGGDPMIMSTDRLRSYLSPLLEPRFAHIRNIRIGTKALSYWPYRFTTDADATDLLRLLEEATAAGRHVAVMAHFSHVRELETDACRQAIRRIRDTGAVIRAQAPLVRHVNDDPAVWAQMWRTMTRLGVAPYYMFVERDTGASQYFELPLDRAVSIYRDAISSVSGLERTARGPVMSASPGKVAVDGIARIAGQDVFCCRFLQARDPNWVGRPFFAKHDEHAVWFDDLKPAFDEPWFWQTEPFGQDR